A genomic window from Anticarsia gemmatalis isolate Benzon Research Colony breed Stoneville strain chromosome 22, ilAntGemm2 primary, whole genome shotgun sequence includes:
- the LOC142982636 gene encoding uncharacterized protein LOC142982636, which yields MKLPRLEFGHGSSPAKATTLVTSHMDYSVRETTGGLSVLFTVLCIVDLFGVFPVITLPKSVISCGIYGLPLVLSVFGLQLYTAVLLGRCWLIAQEITPYIKEKNRFPYAAIADLAFGTTAKRLITFLMDAAIFGSGVPNFIIASQTLQIFWWKISGGLVTVTYCVWMVVLALLLCPVMWLGSPKDMKPIAISSVLIVSTVAITTWTCIIRDDVSPAPVDSVLALQPGLEDFLIAYGILAFQFDIHPMLLTLQVDMKDSRKINTAVLGGFGITGCMFAVTTLLAANRYGAGLDSNILQTIPSTIPLYMMALLVTLQLCLSSAVSNSALFQHIEDILKVPRDFCFQRCIIRSSILALAIFLAESVPRFDLVMGLVGSTLTGPLMFICPPLFFLKLCYMKSKRKSEKQNGIKLIDSLKQNGDDLSKSPLICDPQIKYRTFEFAVEMREEDEYAIKWYDVLLALVVMSIGTIATIVATYSSWSNSIEYATFSPPCLMNATAAARNFIQERALNL from the exons ATGAAGCTGCCCCGCTTGGAGTTCGGGCACGGCAGCTCGCCGGCCAAGGCCACGACACTAGTGACCAGCCACATGGACTACTCCGTCCGGGAGACTACTGGAGGACTGAGTGTGTTGTTCACTGTGCTGTGTATCGTGGACCTGTTTGGAGTCTTCCCTGTTATTACTCTGCCGAAGAGTGTTATTTCTTGTG GCATCTATGGGTTACCGCTGGTGCTGTCAGTATTTGGGTTGCAACTGTACACAGCAGTACTACTCGGAAGATGCTGGCTCATCGCCCAGGAGATCACACCATACATCAAAGAGAAAAATAG GTTTCCGTATGCTGCTATAGCAGATCTCGCTTTCGGAACTACAGCAAAAAGACTGATCACCTTTCTCATGGATGCTGCGATATTCGGGTCGGGAGTACCTAACTTTATTATAG cTTCCCAGACGCTGCAGATATTCTGGTGGAAGATCTCGGGCGGTCTGGTGACGGTCACGTACTGCGTGTGGATGGTGGTGCTCGCGCTGCTGCTGTGCCCAGTCATGTGGCTCGGATCACCCAAGGATATGAA GCCTATAGCCATATCGTCAGTGTTGATAGTGAGTACGGTGGCCATCACGACGTGGACGTGCATCATCAGGGACGACGTGTCGCCGGCGCCCGTGGACAGCGTGCTGGCGCTGCAGCCCGGCCTCGAGGACTTCCTCATAGCTTACGGGATATTGGCCTTCCAG TTCGACATCCACCCAATGCTGCTGACGCTGCAGGTGGACATGAAGGACAGTCGTAAGATCAACACGGCCGTGCTGGGCGGCTTCGGCATCACCGGCTGTATGTTCGCCGTCACTACTCTCCTCGCCGCTAATAGATACGGCGCTGGGCTAGACAGCAATATATTGCAGA CGATCCCCTCAACAATCCCGCTGTACATGATGGCGCTACTAGTCACACTACAACTGTGTTTGTCCAGTGCAGTCAGCAACTCGGCGCTGTTCCAACATATTGAAGACATACTCAAAGTTCCTAGAG ATTTCTGCTTCCAGCGCTGCATAATAAGATCAAGCATACTAGCTTTAGCGATATTCTTAGCAGAATCCGTCCCAAGATTCGACCTAGTCATGGGTCTAGTTGGCTCCACGTTAACAGGACCCCTAATGTTTATCTGTCCTCCACTATTCTTCCTAAAACTATGCTACATGAAATCCAAAAGAAAATCCGAAAAACAAAACGGTATCAAACTAATTGACAGTTTGAAACAAAATGGCGACGACCTGTCAAAAAGCCCGCTCATTTGTGACCCACAGATTAAATATAGAACTTTTGAATTCGCTGTGGAAATGAGGGAAGAGGATGAATATGCTATAAAATGGTATGATGTTTTACTTGCTTTGGTAGTTATGAGTATAGGTACTATAGCGACTATTGTAGCTACGTATTCAAGTTGGTCGAATTCTATCGAGTATGCGACCTTCAGCCCGCCATGTTTGATGAACGCGACTGCTGCTGCAAGGAACTTTATACAAGAACGAGCTTTAAATCTTTGA